The DNA window GGGATCAGGCCCGGGTCGGCCGTGATCTGGGCGAGCTGCTCGGGGTTCGTGAGCAGATGCCAGACCGCGTTGGCGATCATGCCCTCGGTGGTCTCGATGCCGCCGAACATGATGACGGCGGCGTTCGACACCACCTCGGTCTCGTTCAGCCCGCCCGAATCCGCCGCGGTGGCGAGCAGCGAGTCGCCGCCGATCGAGCCGCGGACGCTGACGTCGAGGTTGGCGAACGCCTCGGCGCCGGCCGCGCTGACCGCGTGGCCGGCCGAGACGTCGGAGACCGAGCGGACGATCGAGTCGTACCAGCCGAGGATCGTGGTCGGATCGGCGTCGTCCAGACCCAGTGCCTCCGCGACGACGGCGACCGCGAGCGGGCCGGCGACGGCGCGCCGGAGCTCGGCGGCGTTCGTCGGCTCGATCTCGTCGATCAGGCTCGCGGTCCGCGTCTCGACGAACTCGGCGAAGTGCTCGCGGGTCCGGGCCAGCCCGAACGCCTTCCCGAACGGGACGCGGTGCCGCGCATGCTCGGCGCCGTCGAGGGAGAGCATGCTCGGCCCCACCACCTGCGCGGTCGAGAAGCGCGGGTCGTCGACGGTGAACGTGTCCGGGTCGCGCATGACCTGGACGGCGAGCTCCCGGTCGGTCACCAGCCAGCCGTTCAACGCGGGGATCCACGAGACGGGCTCGCTCGCGCGCAGCTTGGCGAGAGTCGCGTGCAGGTCGGGACCGGCCAGGTCGTCGAGCGTGACCGCGGCGCCGAGCGGGGAGCGTTCCATTCGTTCGACCGTAGCGCGCTACGAGCCGGGCTGGATGACGCCGTGCTCGTAGGCGAAGACGACCGCCTGCGCGCGGTCGCGCAGGCCGAGCTTGGCGAGGACGCGGCCGACGTGCACCTTCACGGTGGCCTCGGAGATGTAGAGCCGGGCGGCGATCTCGGCGTTGGACCGCGCGCGGGCGAGCTCGAGGAGGACCTCGCGTTCCCGTTCGGTCAGGCCGTCGAGCGTCGCGGGCTCGGTCGTGGTGGGCAGCCGCGAGGCGAGCGTGGAGATCAGCCGGCGGGTCACGCCGGGCGCGACCGCGGCGTCGCCAGCGGCCACGACGCGGATGCCGGCGATCAGGTCGGCGGGCAGCGCGTCCTTGAGCAGGAAGCCGCTCGCGCCGGCGCGCAGCGCCGCGTAGACGTACTCGTCGAGGTCGAACGTGGTGAGGACCAGCACGCGGGCCGCATCCGTGGCGGCGACGATCCGGCGGGTCGCCTCGATGCCGTCGAGCTTCGGCATCCGTACGTCCATCAGCACCACGTCCGGCCGCAACGCGAGCGTCGACGAGACGGCCTGCTCGCCGTCGCCCGCCTCGCCGACGACCTCCAGGTCGGGCTCCTGCTCCAGCACCGCGCGGAACCCCAGGCGCAGCCACGGCTGGTCGTCCACCAGCAGGACCCGGATCGTCACGAGGGCACCGTCAATCTCGCGTTGACGCGCCAGCCGCCATCGGCTCGGGGGCCGGCGTCGACGGATCCTCCGTACGCGGCGACGCGTTCGCGGATGCCGGTCAGGCCATGCCCGCTGGCCGATTCCTCCGCTGCCCGTCCCGCGCCGTCGTCGACCACCTCGACCTCGACGGCAGCCACGTCGTAGTGCACGCGCACGGTGGCGGTCGCGTCGGGACCGGCGTGCTTCATCGTGTTCGTCAACGCCTCTTGGACGATCCGGTAGATGGTCAGCTCGACGCCCGGTCCGAGCCGCGGCGCGTCGCCCGTTCTCGTCAGCGTCACATGCAGACCGGCGGCTCGCACCTGGTCGACGAGACCGTCCAGATCGGCCGAACGGGAGTCCTCGCGCAGGAGGCCGACGAGCTGCCGTACCTCCGAAAGCGCCTGGCGGCCGGTCGTCGACACCTTCGCCATCAGATCGGTCGATCGCTCCGGCGTCGCCGCCGAGGCGACGGCACCGTCGGCGAGCGCGACCATCACCGCGAGGTTGTGCGCGACGATGTCGTGCAGCTCGCGGGCGATCCGGTTGCGTTCGGAGGCGCGGGCGAGCTCCTCCTTCGCCTGCCGGTAGGACCGCCGGTCCGCAACCGTGACGCCGAGCAGCAGGCAGGAGCCGTAGATCCCGACCAGCATCGCGGCGTCCCAGGCTGGACCGTCGTTCGCCAACCAGAGCACGACGAACGGCACGACCGGGATCGCGGTGAGCCAGAGCTGGCGCCGCGGACCGTACCTCGCGACGACGTACGCCGCCACCATGGGAACGATCAGCTGGGCCGGGGACAGCAGGCCGAAGATCGCGCTGGCGAAGTCGACGACGATCACGACCCAGTACGCCGCGACCGGCCACCCACGCATGGCGCTCATCGTACGGACGCCCAAGCCCGCAGGAGGTGCGCGGCGATCTGGTCGTTCGTCATCGTGGATTCGGGCGCCTCCTCCAGGACGAGGCTCCAGGCGTGCACCTGGCCCGGCCAGGCCTGGACGTCGA is part of the Tenggerimyces flavus genome and encodes:
- a CDS encoding response regulator; translated protein: MTIRVLLVDDQPWLRLGFRAVLEQEPDLEVVGEAGDGEQAVSSTLALRPDVVLMDVRMPKLDGIEATRRIVAATDAARVLVLTTFDLDEYVYAALRAGASGFLLKDALPADLIAGIRVVAAGDAAVAPGVTRRLISTLASRLPTTTEPATLDGLTEREREVLLELARARSNAEIAARLYISEATVKVHVGRVLAKLGLRDRAQAVVFAYEHGVIQPGS
- a CDS encoding cytochrome P450, which translates into the protein MERSPLGAAVTLDDLAGPDLHATLAKLRASEPVSWIPALNGWLVTDRELAVQVMRDPDTFTVDDPRFSTAQVVGPSMLSLDGAEHARHRVPFGKAFGLARTREHFAEFVETRTASLIDEIEPTNAAELRRAVAGPLAVAVVAEALGLDDADPTTILGWYDSIVRSVSDVSAGHAVSAAGAEAFANLDVSVRGSIGGDSLLATAADSGGLNETEVVSNAAVIMFGGIETTEGMIANAVWHLLTNPEQLAQITADPGLIPNAVEESLRLEPAAAVVDRYTTRAVEFGGARLGERELVTVSLAGANRDPAAFPDPDAFDLGRTNTRQQLAFAQGPHICVGMHVARSEAQVAVRQLLERLPNLRLAEPTAPVGLVFRKPPALHVRWG
- a CDS encoding sensor histidine kinase, which encodes MRGWPVAAYWVVIVVDFASAIFGLLSPAQLIVPMVAAYVVARYGPRRQLWLTAIPVVPFVVLWLANDGPAWDAAMLVGIYGSCLLLGVTVADRRSYRQAKEELARASERNRIARELHDIVAHNLAVMVALADGAVASAATPERSTDLMAKVSTTGRQALSEVRQLVGLLREDSRSADLDGLVDQVRAAGLHVTLTRTGDAPRLGPGVELTIYRIVQEALTNTMKHAGPDATATVRVHYDVAAVEVEVVDDGAGRAAEESASGHGLTGIRERVAAYGGSVDAGPRADGGWRVNARLTVPS